Within Triticum dicoccoides isolate Atlit2015 ecotype Zavitan chromosome 1B, WEW_v2.0, whole genome shotgun sequence, the genomic segment TTCCATCGTGCAACCATTCTTTCTGCAACTTCCTTAGATCCTATCAAATTTCTCTCTAGTGCTAACTTCTAGCTCCGATCTTTTCAGTTAGTTAGTTGGTCGACATTTAATCCATGGGGGCTAAAGTTCTTATCTTGATCACCCTGGCCGTGGCCATGCTCGGGATGGTGCTCGGCGCCAGTCACACGGTGGGCGCGTCTGCCGGATCATGGGACCTGCAGACCAACTACACCCCGTGGGCTTCGAGAACTAGGTTTACCATCGGCGATGAGCTCCAGTTTCAGTACTCCACCACCGTGCACAATGTGGTGGAGGTGAGGAAGGCTGGGTATGACGCCTGCAACAGCTCTAGCCCCATCGCGATGTTCCTGACCGGCAACGACATCGTCCCACTTGCGGCCATTGGGACGCGGTACTTCATTTGCGGCGTTCTAGGGCATTGCATCGCCGGTATGAAGGTTCAAGTCAACGTGAAGTCGAAGGCAGTGCGGACAATACAATGGTGCCGAGGGACGGGAAAGCGGTTCCGGTGCCGGTACGAGACTGTATTAAGCTCGGCCACGGTGGCTGGCATTGGTCAGTCTGCGAGGGCGCGGCTAGGTCTGGCCATTGTCGTGACTAGTCTCATGTTGTTCATTTAGTGACCGACGATTGAGGTGCCTTTTCTTCTTGACGCACCGTGCATGCTTATTTGTGTATTGTAAATCGCTTCTTTTGTTAAATGTAATTTTTCCATTATAATTCGATTTAACATATCTTCTTGCAAAGCCGAACTATAATCAAGTGTTTATAATCATGGAATAAATAAAGCGCAGTGCTAGGTGCCATTTGGCCGGCCCAAATTCTGGTCGGCCGCGCACTAGTCATCAGATGCAAGTTGCGTAGGCCGGCTGATTTGGCTGTTCA encodes:
- the LOC119350635 gene encoding mavicyanin-like encodes the protein MGAKVLILITLAVAMLGMVLGASHTVGASAGSWDLQTNYTPWASRTRFTIGDELQFQYSTTVHNVVEVRKAGYDACNSSSPIAMFLTGNDIVPLAAIGTRYFICGVLGHCIAGMKVQVNVKSKAVRTIQWCRGTGKRFRCRYETVLSSATVAGIGQSARARLGLAIVVTSLMLFI